One region of Vallicoccus soli genomic DNA includes:
- a CDS encoding DNA/RNA non-specific endonuclease: protein MDEDRDDGLDGLDGRGGYDPAFLGVDVPLPVPTDGAGLVELAYEHFTVLLRPDRRLAAATAVGIDGASLRDVPRGDDWRLDPRVPAEHQADDALYRRNDLDRGHLVRRRDPVWGEEAVARRANADTFHFTNAAPQHAGFNQSKELWVGLEDHLLEHAAAYDRRLVVLTGPVLAPDDPVHRGVGVPLRFWKVAAALDGEGALTSTAYVLDQSPLVEDLPRALRAAQERGDPPPLGPFRTFQVPVAQVAALTALDLGPLPAADLLPVPAGLRDRADVPWVPLGSYGDVVLRR, encoded by the coding sequence GTGGACGAGGACCGGGACGACGGGCTGGACGGGCTGGACGGGCGCGGCGGGTACGACCCCGCCTTCCTCGGGGTCGACGTGCCCCTGCCGGTGCCGACGGACGGGGCGGGGCTCGTCGAGCTGGCGTACGAGCACTTCACCGTGCTGCTGCGCCCCGACCGGCGGCTGGCCGCGGCGACGGCGGTCGGGATCGACGGGGCCTCGCTGCGCGACGTGCCCCGCGGGGACGACTGGCGGCTCGACCCGCGGGTCCCGGCCGAGCACCAGGCCGACGACGCGCTCTACCGGCGCAACGACCTCGACCGCGGCCACCTCGTGCGCCGGCGCGACCCGGTGTGGGGCGAGGAGGCGGTGGCGCGGCGGGCGAACGCCGACACCTTCCACTTCACCAACGCCGCACCGCAGCACGCGGGCTTCAACCAGTCCAAGGAGCTGTGGGTCGGCCTCGAGGACCACCTGCTGGAGCACGCGGCGGCCTACGACCGCCGGCTCGTCGTGCTGACCGGGCCGGTGCTCGCCCCGGACGACCCGGTCCACCGGGGCGTCGGCGTGCCGCTGCGGTTCTGGAAGGTCGCGGCGGCGCTCGACGGCGAGGGCGCGCTGACCTCGACGGCGTACGTCCTCGACCAGTCGCCGCTGGTGGAGGACCTGCCGCGGGCGCTGCGGGCGGCGCAGGAGCGCGGCGACCCGCCGCCGCTCGGCCCCTTCCGCACCTTCCAGGTGCCGGTCGCGCAGGTCGCCGCGCTCACGGCCCTCGACCTCGGGCCGCTCCCCGCGGCCGACCTGCTCCCCGTGCCCGCGGGGCTGCGCGACCGGGCCGACGTGCCGTGGGTGCCGCTGGGGTCGTACGGGGACGTGGTGCTGCGGCGCTGA
- a CDS encoding peptidase M42, whose amino-acid sequence MGGVGRGRRGRAARGRRATGRRPVDEQDRAALQELLRAYGPVGQEDEVREVARRRLEPSVDRCWQDPAGNVVGLVRGTDPDAPAVRVTAHLDELSMLVKRVEPDGSLHVTPLGTMYPGNFGLGPVAVLGDGRHLPGVLALGSEHTTQETPRVWQTKPDGGDQALDWTHVSVFTGRSPADLADAGVGPGTRVCVDRSKRGLFDVGGFVGSYFLDDRAAVAALLRAARELRGGTRPRADTYLVLSVAEEIGGVGASYACRTLPGDLVVALEVGPAEAEYGTSVHGGPVVGYSDAAGVYDKRVADRLCAAARARGVVAQPAVLGAFESDASHATAAGLSARAGLLCLPTLSTHGYEVMPATAVTDVAAVLVEFLRQPAEREGPV is encoded by the coding sequence ATGGGCGGCGTGGGCCGGGGCAGGCGGGGGCGGGCGGCGCGCGGGCGCCGCGCGACGGGGAGGCGACCGGTGGACGAGCAGGACCGCGCAGCGCTGCAGGAGCTGCTCCGTGCGTACGGGCCCGTCGGGCAGGAGGACGAGGTCCGCGAGGTCGCCCGGCGCCGGCTCGAGCCGTCCGTCGACCGCTGCTGGCAGGACCCCGCGGGCAACGTCGTGGGCCTCGTCCGCGGGACGGACCCTGACGCCCCGGCGGTGCGCGTCACCGCGCACCTCGACGAGCTGTCGATGCTCGTCAAGCGGGTCGAGCCGGACGGCAGCCTGCACGTCACCCCGCTCGGCACGATGTACCCGGGCAACTTCGGGCTCGGCCCCGTCGCGGTGCTCGGCGACGGTCGGCACCTGCCCGGTGTGCTCGCGCTCGGCTCCGAGCACACCACGCAGGAGACGCCACGGGTGTGGCAGACCAAGCCCGACGGGGGCGACCAGGCGCTGGACTGGACGCACGTCAGCGTCTTCACCGGCCGCTCGCCCGCGGACCTGGCGGACGCCGGCGTGGGCCCGGGGACGCGGGTGTGCGTGGACCGCAGCAAGCGCGGCCTCTTCGACGTCGGGGGCTTCGTCGGGTCGTACTTCCTCGACGACCGGGCCGCCGTCGCCGCCCTGCTCCGGGCCGCCCGCGAGCTCCGCGGCGGCACCCGGCCCCGCGCCGACACGTACCTGGTGCTCAGCGTCGCCGAGGAGATCGGCGGCGTCGGGGCCTCGTACGCCTGCCGCACCCTCCCCGGCGACCTCGTCGTCGCGCTCGAGGTCGGCCCCGCCGAGGCGGAGTACGGGACGAGCGTCCACGGCGGTCCCGTCGTGGGCTACAGCGACGCGGCGGGCGTGTACGACAAGCGCGTCGCGGACCGGCTCTGCGCCGCGGCCCGGGCCCGCGGCGTCGTCGCGCAGCCCGCCGTCCTCGGCGCCTTCGAGTCCGACGCGTCGCACGCCACGGCGGCCGGGCTCTCCGCGCGCGCCGGGCTGCTGTGCCTGCCGACCCTGAGCACCCACGGGTACGAGGTCATGCCCGCCACCGCCGTCACGGACGTCGCCGCGGTGCTCGTGGAGTTCCTGCGGCAGCCGGCGGAGCGCGAGGGGCCGGTCTGA
- a CDS encoding MFS transporter small subunit: protein MSTSTSTRGTGGSPAPHGGGGTGRVVLAWAFVGIPLAYGISQTLNRASQLFTG, encoded by the coding sequence ATGAGCACCAGCACGAGCACCCGGGGGACCGGCGGGTCGCCGGCGCCGCACGGCGGTGGCGGTACGGGACGCGTCGTCCTCGCGTGGGCCTTCGTCGGGATACCGCTTGCCTACGGGATCAGCCAGACGCTGAACCGGGCCAGCCAGCTCTTCACCGGCTGA
- a CDS encoding polysaccharide deacetylase family protein, which produces MSWRRQREAYAQGRALRVVNWHATPRAVEGVLRAELAGLLRDHVPATLEDLDAFHDTGRWPSQAPRVLVALYDGYRDNVEVAVPVCEELGVTAWFFPPTGFLDAAPEDQRAFAAAYDVDLVPEHEGADRIAMTWDELARVGERHVVAAHTARHSTGLDLVTREDVEREVLGPCRAIERAVGRAPAAFAFYSGTPYDPSSVAGRALLEAGVRYAVTATTWERIR; this is translated from the coding sequence GTGAGCTGGCGGCGCCAGCGGGAGGCGTACGCCCAGGGCCGGGCGCTGCGGGTCGTCAACTGGCACGCGACGCCGCGCGCGGTCGAGGGCGTCCTGCGCGCGGAGCTCGCCGGGCTGCTGCGCGACCACGTGCCCGCGACGCTCGAGGACCTCGACGCCTTCCACGACACCGGGCGCTGGCCCTCGCAGGCCCCTCGGGTGCTCGTCGCGCTCTACGACGGCTACCGCGACAACGTCGAGGTCGCGGTGCCGGTGTGCGAGGAGCTCGGCGTCACCGCCTGGTTCTTCCCGCCGACCGGCTTCCTCGACGCCGCGCCCGAGGACCAGCGGGCCTTCGCGGCGGCGTACGACGTCGACCTCGTGCCGGAGCACGAGGGCGCGGACCGGATCGCGATGACGTGGGACGAGCTCGCGCGCGTCGGCGAGCGCCACGTCGTCGCCGCGCACACCGCGCGGCACAGCACCGGGCTCGACCTCGTGACGCGCGAGGACGTCGAGCGCGAGGTGCTCGGCCCCTGCCGGGCCATCGAGCGCGCCGTCGGGCGGGCGCCCGCCGCCTTCGCCTTCTACAGCGGCACGCCGTACGACCCGTCCTCGGTCGCCGGCCGGGCCCTGCTGGAGGCGGGCGTGCGCTACGCCGTCACCGCGACGACGTGGGAGCGGATCCGCTAG
- the selA gene encoding L-seryl-tRNA(Sec) selenium transferase, whose amino-acid sequence MDDPRRRIPRTDALLADPRLAPYVGERGREAVKAAVLDAQQRARAGEVAPERVADAALAALAAPPGLRPVLNATGVVVHTNLGRAPLSAAARRAVADAAGTTDVEFDLATGQRARRGRGALAALAAAVPAAGGVHVVNNTAAALLLCALALAPGREVVVSRGELVEIGDGFRIPELLESAGARLREVGTTNRTHLRDYEAAVGPATAFVLKVHTSNYRVEGFTAEVPVEALTGLGVPVVADIGSGLLAPHPLLPDEPDADSALRAGAALVTASGDKLLGGPQCGLLLGQAGLVDRLRRHPAARAVRVDKLTLAALEATLRGPAPPVARALAVHADDELRPRAEALAARLAAAGLPARAVPSSARVGGGGAPGVELASWAVALPEACAGPLRTGAVPVVGRTERGQCLLDLRAVDPADDDALARAVLDLPR is encoded by the coding sequence GTGGACGACCCCCGCCGCCGCATCCCCCGCACCGACGCCCTCCTCGCGGACCCGCGCCTCGCGCCGTACGTCGGCGAGCGCGGGCGGGAGGCCGTGAAGGCCGCGGTGCTCGACGCCCAGCAGCGCGCGCGGGCGGGCGAGGTCGCCCCCGAGCGGGTGGCCGACGCCGCGCTCGCCGCGCTCGCCGCGCCGCCGGGGCTGCGCCCGGTCCTCAACGCCACCGGCGTCGTCGTGCACACCAACCTCGGCCGGGCGCCGCTGTCGGCCGCGGCCCGTCGGGCCGTCGCCGACGCGGCCGGCACCACGGACGTCGAGTTCGACCTGGCGACCGGGCAGCGCGCGCGGCGCGGCCGGGGCGCGCTCGCCGCGCTGGCCGCCGCCGTGCCGGCCGCCGGCGGAGTCCACGTGGTCAACAACACCGCCGCGGCGCTGCTGCTCTGCGCGCTGGCGCTCGCCCCCGGCCGCGAGGTCGTCGTCAGCCGCGGCGAGCTGGTGGAGATCGGCGACGGGTTCCGCATCCCCGAGCTCCTCGAGAGCGCGGGGGCCCGGCTGCGCGAGGTCGGGACGACGAACCGCACGCACCTGCGCGACTACGAGGCCGCCGTGGGGCCCGCGACCGCGTTCGTGCTCAAGGTGCACACGTCGAACTACCGGGTCGAGGGCTTCACCGCGGAGGTGCCCGTCGAGGCGCTCACCGGCCTGGGCGTCCCCGTCGTCGCCGACATCGGCTCGGGCCTGCTGGCGCCGCACCCGCTCCTGCCGGACGAGCCGGACGCGGACAGCGCCCTGCGCGCCGGGGCGGCCCTCGTCACCGCCAGCGGCGACAAGCTGCTCGGCGGGCCGCAGTGCGGGCTGCTGCTCGGGCAGGCCGGCCTCGTCGATCGGCTCCGGCGGCACCCCGCGGCACGGGCGGTGCGCGTCGACAAGCTGACGCTCGCCGCGCTCGAGGCGACGCTCCGGGGGCCCGCCCCGCCGGTGGCCCGCGCCCTCGCGGTGCACGCCGACGACGAGCTGCGCCCGCGCGCCGAGGCGCTCGCGGCGCGCCTGGCCGCCGCCGGGCTCCCCGCCCGGGCGGTGCCCTCGTCGGCCCGGGTCGGCGGCGGTGGGGCCCCCGGCGTGGAGCTCGCGAGCTGGGCGGTCGCCCTGCCCGAGGCCTGCGCCGGGCCGCTGCGCACCGGCGCCGTGCCCGTCGTCGGGCGGACCGAGCGCGGGCAGTGCCTGCTCGACCTGCGCGCCGTCGACCCGGCCGACGACGACGCGCTCGCCCGCGCGGTCCTCGACCTGCCCCGCTGA
- the selD gene encoding selenide, water dikinase SelD: protein MTVAQRDGDGRVGAGRRLTSYAHGGGCACKIPPGELEGVVAGLVGRGPADPAGPLVVGLDDGDDAAVVTVRDGLAVVATADFFTPVVDDAYDWGRIAAANALSDVYAMGGRPVVAVNLLGWPRDVLPMELAAEVLRGGVDVAAQAGCHVAGGHSVDDPEPKYGMAVTGVADPDRLLRNDAGAAGLPLTLTKPLGVGVLNSRLKATGEVFAEAVASMTALNRAASEAAVAAGLRCATDVTGFGLLGHLHKLARASGVTAVVDAAAVPYLDGARRALADGFVSGGTRRNLDWVRPHLEASVGEDELLLLADAQTSGGLLVAGEVPGHPVVGELVPARDGRTLVVR, encoded by the coding sequence GTGACGGTCGCGCAGCGGGACGGGGACGGGCGGGTCGGGGCGGGGCGGCGGCTGACGTCGTACGCGCACGGCGGGGGGTGCGCCTGCAAGATCCCGCCGGGCGAGCTCGAGGGGGTCGTCGCCGGCCTCGTGGGCCGCGGGCCGGCGGACCCGGCCGGTCCGCTCGTCGTCGGCCTCGACGACGGCGACGACGCGGCCGTCGTCACCGTGCGCGACGGCCTCGCGGTCGTCGCGACCGCCGACTTCTTCACCCCCGTCGTCGACGACGCCTACGACTGGGGCCGCATCGCGGCGGCCAACGCGCTGTCGGACGTGTACGCCATGGGCGGGCGCCCCGTCGTCGCGGTCAACCTCCTCGGCTGGCCGCGCGACGTGCTGCCGATGGAGCTCGCCGCGGAGGTCCTGCGCGGCGGGGTCGACGTCGCGGCGCAGGCCGGCTGCCACGTCGCCGGGGGGCACAGCGTCGACGACCCCGAGCCCAAGTACGGCATGGCCGTCACCGGCGTCGCCGACCCCGACCGGCTGCTGCGCAACGACGCGGGCGCCGCCGGGCTGCCGCTCACCCTCACCAAGCCGCTGGGCGTCGGCGTGCTCAACAGCCGGCTCAAGGCCACCGGCGAGGTCTTCGCCGAGGCCGTCGCGTCGATGACGGCCCTCAACCGCGCCGCTTCGGAGGCCGCCGTGGCCGCCGGCCTGCGCTGCGCCACCGACGTCACCGGCTTCGGCCTGCTCGGCCACCTGCACAAGCTGGCCCGGGCCAGCGGCGTGACCGCCGTGGTCGACGCGGCCGCGGTGCCCTACCTCGACGGGGCGCGGCGCGCGCTCGCCGACGGCTTCGTCAGCGGCGGGACGCGGCGCAACCTCGACTGGGTGCGCCCGCACCTCGAGGCGTCCGTGGGCGAGGACGAGCTGCTGCTGCTCGCCGACGCGCAGACCTCGGGCGGCCTGCTCGTCGCCGGCGAGGTGCCCGGGCACCCCGTCGTGGGCGAGCTCGTCCCGGCCCGCGACGGGCGCACCCTCGTGGTGCGCTAG